The following are encoded together in the Pseudoxanthomonas sp. YR558 genome:
- a CDS encoding 3-deoxy-7-phosphoheptulonate synthase has protein sequence MAPHTDDLRIRKLDELVTPAAIIGELPCDDAVSQTVSEARDALHGILHGHDDRLVVVIGPCSIHDPASAMEYATRLKPLRDTLAGELEIVMRVYFEKPRTTVGWKGLINDPALDGSFDINRGLRVARGLLRDINALGLPAGCEYLDTISPQYISDLVAWGAIGARTTESQVHREMASGLSCPVGFKNGTDGNVKIAVDAVGAASHPHHFLAVTKEGRSAIAATAGNPDCHVILRGGKAPNYDAASIEAASQVLAKAGLPARLMVDASHANSGKNPDNQPAVIDDIASQLEGGERRIVGVMVESHLVGGRQELVDGQPLRYGQSITDGCLGWEASVQVLQRLAEAVRIRRLAKAA, from the coding sequence ATGGCCCCCCATACCGACGATCTGCGCATCAGGAAACTCGATGAGCTGGTCACGCCCGCCGCGATCATCGGCGAGCTGCCGTGCGACGACGCGGTGTCGCAGACAGTGTCCGAAGCGCGCGACGCATTGCACGGCATCTTGCACGGACACGACGATCGCCTGGTGGTGGTGATCGGCCCGTGTTCGATCCACGATCCCGCCTCGGCAATGGAGTATGCGACGCGCCTGAAGCCGTTGCGCGATACGCTGGCCGGCGAGCTGGAAATCGTCATGCGCGTCTATTTCGAGAAGCCGCGCACGACCGTGGGCTGGAAGGGCCTGATCAACGATCCCGCGCTGGACGGCAGTTTCGACATCAACCGCGGCCTGCGCGTGGCGCGCGGCCTGCTGCGCGACATCAATGCGCTGGGCCTGCCGGCCGGATGCGAATACCTCGACACGATCTCGCCGCAGTACATCAGCGACCTGGTGGCCTGGGGCGCGATCGGCGCGCGTACCACCGAGAGCCAGGTGCACCGCGAGATGGCCAGCGGCCTGTCCTGCCCGGTCGGTTTCAAGAACGGCACCGACGGCAACGTGAAGATCGCGGTGGACGCAGTGGGCGCGGCGTCGCATCCGCATCATTTCCTGGCGGTGACGAAGGAAGGGCGTTCGGCGATCGCGGCGACGGCCGGCAATCCGGATTGCCACGTCATCCTGCGCGGCGGCAAGGCGCCTAACTACGATGCGGCCAGCATCGAAGCGGCAAGCCAGGTGCTCGCGAAGGCCGGTCTGCCGGCGCGGCTGATGGTCGATGCCAGCCACGCCAACAGCGGCAAGAATCCCGACAACCAGCCCGCGGTGATCGACGACATCGCCTCGCAACTCGAGGGCGGCGAGCGGCGCATCGTCGGCGTGATGGTGGAAAGCCACCTCGTGGGCGGTCGGCAGGAACTGGTCGACGGCCAGCCGCTCCGCTACGGCCAAAGCATCACCGACGGTTGCCTCGGATGGGAGGCGTCGGTGCAGGTGTTGCAGCGGTTGGCCGAGGCGGTGCGCATCCGCCGACTCGCGAAGGCGGCATGA
- a CDS encoding DUF2141 domain-containing protein yields the protein MNRFARRAFFLSALLAATAGAQAAELTVVLQDVRAQTGLIKVALVDSQAGWDGKAAPVQATGAPPSGDQATFVFKDLKPGAYAVLITHDENGNGQLDTNMMGMPVEGYGFSNNPRVMRKPTWDEARFELVGEATHIDVALR from the coding sequence ATGAATCGTTTCGCCCGCCGCGCTTTCTTCCTGTCCGCCCTGCTCGCCGCCACCGCCGGTGCGCAAGCCGCCGAACTGACCGTGGTGCTGCAGGACGTCCGCGCGCAGACGGGCCTGATCAAGGTCGCCCTGGTCGATTCGCAGGCCGGGTGGGATGGCAAGGCGGCGCCGGTGCAGGCCACGGGCGCGCCGCCCAGCGGCGATCAGGCCACGTTCGTGTTCAAGGATCTCAAGCCGGGCGCGTATGCCGTGCTGATCACCCACGACGAGAATGGCAACGGCCAACTCGACACCAACATGATGGGCATGCCGGTCGAGGGCTACGGCTTCAGCAACAACCCGCGGGTGATGCGCAAGCCGACGTGGGACGAGGCGCGCTTCGAGCTGGTCGGCGAAGCGACCCACATCGACGTGGCGCTGCGCTGA
- a CDS encoding carotenoid oxygenase family protein, whose amino-acid sequence MDRRRFLRNLLSGATALAIAPALLRGEHAFAGDPVRFADGLREHPWLAGWKSVQSETLGPATVSLEGRLPVGFAGTLYRNGPAWTERAGFRYEHWFDGDGMVHGWRFNGDGTLTHHARMVATPKFTREQKAGKFLYPVAGTTIPGMQAIRNNDDANTANTSVTMINGRLFALCEAGSAFELDPDQLTTLGPVTWRPDLAAIPFSAHPLVDRDGSSWNFGSISMLGGNGLMVWHIGRDGALASADVLETPVPGYLHSFAMTDRHLVFVLIPFRYTEGSGAFFERLRFQQDQALRIAVVDKASPSVARWFEADFAAIYHFGDAFERDGRIVVRAVQHPDVDDARSPMKAAMSGQAEAHGGQGPVRELMLDLRSGRARWEDTGVAGIEFPVFDARTPSSGPARLYAPVHASASTAPYFNGIGAFDIARGRRQVHDFGPDVLVEEHLFVPRPGSRRPDEGWLVGTLLDGKRGRSGIAVFDARRVDAGPVAQAWLPYTVPLGFHGHFAAR is encoded by the coding sequence ATGGATCGCCGCCGCTTCCTGCGCAACCTGCTCTCCGGTGCCACCGCCCTGGCCATCGCGCCCGCGCTGCTGCGGGGCGAACACGCCTTCGCCGGCGATCCCGTCCGCTTCGCCGACGGTCTGCGCGAACACCCGTGGCTGGCCGGTTGGAAATCCGTCCAGTCCGAGACCCTCGGCCCGGCGACCGTGTCGCTCGAAGGCCGCCTGCCGGTCGGCTTCGCCGGCACGCTGTACCGCAACGGCCCGGCCTGGACCGAGCGCGCCGGCTTCCGTTACGAACACTGGTTCGACGGCGACGGCATGGTGCATGGCTGGCGCTTCAACGGCGACGGCACACTGACCCACCACGCGCGCATGGTGGCCACGCCGAAGTTCACCCGCGAGCAGAAGGCGGGGAAATTCCTTTATCCGGTGGCCGGCACGACGATCCCCGGCATGCAGGCCATCCGCAACAACGACGATGCGAACACCGCCAACACCTCGGTGACGATGATCAACGGCCGCCTGTTCGCGCTGTGCGAGGCCGGCTCGGCCTTCGAACTCGATCCCGACCAACTGACCACGCTGGGCCCGGTGACATGGCGGCCCGACCTGGCCGCGATCCCGTTCTCGGCGCATCCGCTGGTCGATCGCGACGGGTCGTCGTGGAATTTCGGTTCCATTTCGATGCTGGGCGGCAACGGCCTGATGGTCTGGCATATCGGTCGCGATGGCGCGCTGGCATCCGCCGATGTGCTGGAGACGCCGGTGCCCGGTTACCTGCACAGCTTCGCGATGACCGATCGCCATCTGGTGTTCGTGTTGATTCCGTTCCGTTACACGGAAGGCTCCGGTGCGTTCTTCGAACGGCTGCGCTTCCAGCAGGACCAAGCGCTGCGGATCGCGGTGGTCGACAAGGCGTCGCCGTCGGTCGCGCGCTGGTTCGAGGCCGACTTCGCCGCGATCTACCACTTCGGCGATGCCTTCGAGCGCGACGGCCGCATCGTGGTGCGCGCCGTGCAGCACCCCGACGTGGACGATGCGCGCTCGCCGATGAAGGCAGCGATGAGCGGGCAGGCGGAGGCGCACGGCGGCCAGGGGCCGGTGCGCGAGCTCATGCTGGACCTGCGCAGCGGCCGCGCGCGCTGGGAAGACACCGGCGTCGCCGGCATCGAATTCCCAGTGTTCGACGCGCGTACGCCCTCCAGCGGGCCCGCCCGCCTGTACGCGCCGGTGCACGCAAGTGCGTCGACGGCGCCGTACTTCAACGGCATCGGTGCGTTCGACATCGCGCGCGGACGCCGCCAAGTGCACGATTTCGGGCCGGACGTGCTCGTCGAAGAGCATCTGTTCGTGCCGCGCCCGGGCAGCCGGCGTCCGGACGAGGGCTGGCTGGTCGGCACGCTGCTGGACGGCAAGCGTGGCCGCAGCGGGATCGCGGTGTTCGATGCGCGACGCGTCGATGCCGGTCCGGTCGCGCAGGCGTGGCTGCCCTACACGGTGCCGTTGGGCTTCCACGGGCACTTCGCCGCGCGCTGA
- the lipA gene encoding lipoyl synthase has product MADTPARVIPLEVVSSSSAPLEAGAKQLGGDKIGRSPVQFADAPVLRKPSWIRVRIPSDGSVAKLKAKLRENRLVTVCEEASCPNIHECFGHGTATFMILGEVCTRRCSFCDVAHGRPKPPDPSEPLSLANTVADMGLKYVVVTSVDRDDLRDGGAQHFVDCIAAIREHSPATRIEILTPDFRGKGRMDRALEILAVNPPDVFNHNIETVPDLYPNVRPGADYQWSLTLLQRFKQQHPHLPTKSGIMLGLGETMEQVQGTLRDLRAHDVDMVTIGQYLQPTAHHHPVLRYWTPEEFKALEDYGMALGFSHVASGPLVRSSYHADQQAAQAAHTARQAV; this is encoded by the coding sequence ATGGCCGACACCCCCGCACGCGTCATCCCCCTCGAAGTCGTCAGCTCCTCGTCCGCCCCCCTCGAGGCCGGCGCCAAGCAGCTCGGCGGCGACAAGATCGGGCGTTCGCCCGTCCAGTTCGCCGACGCGCCGGTGTTACGCAAGCCGTCCTGGATCCGTGTGCGCATCCCCTCGGACGGCTCGGTCGCCAAGCTCAAGGCCAAGCTGCGCGAAAACCGCCTGGTCACGGTGTGCGAAGAGGCCAGCTGCCCGAACATCCACGAATGCTTCGGCCATGGCACCGCCACCTTCATGATCCTCGGCGAGGTCTGCACGCGGCGCTGCTCGTTCTGCGACGTCGCCCACGGGCGTCCCAAGCCGCCGGATCCGTCCGAGCCGCTGAGCCTGGCCAACACCGTGGCCGACATGGGCCTGAAGTACGTCGTGGTGACCAGCGTCGACCGCGATGACCTGCGCGACGGCGGCGCCCAGCACTTCGTCGATTGCATCGCGGCCATCCGCGAGCATTCGCCGGCGACCCGCATCGAGATCCTGACCCCGGACTTCCGTGGCAAGGGCCGCATGGACCGCGCGCTGGAGATCCTGGCGGTCAACCCGCCGGACGTGTTCAACCACAACATCGAAACCGTGCCGGACCTGTACCCGAACGTCCGTCCGGGCGCCGATTACCAGTGGTCGCTGACCCTGCTGCAGCGCTTCAAACAGCAGCACCCGCACCTGCCGACCAAGAGCGGCATCATGCTGGGCCTCGGCGAGACCATGGAGCAGGTGCAGGGCACGCTGCGCGACCTGCGCGCGCACGACGTCGACATGGTCACCATCGGTCAGTACCTGCAGCCCACCGCGCACCACCATCCGGTGCTGCGCTACTGGACGCCCGAGGAGTTCAAGGCGCTGGAGGACTACGGCATGGCGCTGGGCTTCAGCCACGTGGCCTCCGGTCCGCTGGTCCGCTCCTCCTACCACGCCGACCAGCAGGCGGCGCAGGCCGCCCACACCGCCCGCCAAGCGGTCTGA
- a CDS encoding carboxy terminal-processing peptidase: MKLKKAPLLLLALALSTPLALLARGDGDAVAVAPTADQANTSKLVYGLLSDSRYAYRPRPLDDALSQDVFKRYLEALDGGKQFFTAADVARFGPYKTKMDDAIRSGDLAPAYEIFTVYKQRVGQRVTYARALLKQDFDFTGSQRWDYDREDAPWPADGKELDAIWKKSVMNDWLRLKLAGKKPDDIRKTLDKRYANLQRSINELKTEDVFQTFLNAYTSAIDPHTDYFTPRTAENFNQSMSLSLEGIGAVLQRQDDLVAIREIVPGGPADLSGKLTVGDRIVAVGQGKSGVMTDVIGWRIDDVVAQIRGKKDTQVRIEYIPVEAGIDGKHQTVTITRQKVKLEEQAAKAETITLPADASGPARRIGVIKLPAFYQDFEGRRRNPNDFNSATRDIAKLLAQFKAQGVDGVVMDLRNNGGGSLDEAVELTGLFIDKGPVVQVRESGGRVTVNSDRKTGVSWDGPLAVLINRASASASEIFAGAIQDYGRGLVIGETSFGKGTVQNMVDLDRWPANEAPRFGSVKLTIAQFFRVAGGSTQHKGVVPDIAFPVSVDASEYGESTYDNALPWTRIAALPHTTYGNFAPLLPRLQALHAARSAKDKEFQWWSEDVAQFRAEAAKKYVSLNETERRAERDRQDAQRKQRQAERKSLGLALDPLADDLADDGLGASERDIVRDAQREKLADKRPDPLLRESAAILGDAIEILGQDRKLSAQVLPDSPGPGRWAE, translated from the coding sequence ATGAAACTGAAGAAAGCTCCCTTGCTGCTGCTGGCCCTGGCCCTGTCGACTCCGCTGGCGCTGCTCGCGCGCGGCGATGGCGATGCGGTCGCCGTGGCGCCCACGGCGGACCAGGCCAACACCTCCAAGCTCGTATACGGGCTGTTGTCGGACAGCCGCTACGCCTACCGGCCGAGGCCGCTGGACGATGCGCTCTCGCAGGACGTGTTCAAGCGGTATCTCGAAGCGCTCGATGGCGGCAAGCAGTTCTTCACCGCGGCCGACGTCGCGCGCTTTGGGCCGTACAAGACGAAGATGGACGATGCGATCCGCAGCGGCGACCTCGCGCCCGCATACGAGATCTTCACCGTCTACAAGCAGCGCGTGGGTCAGCGCGTGACCTATGCGCGCGCGCTGCTCAAGCAGGATTTCGACTTCACCGGCAGCCAGCGCTGGGACTACGACCGCGAAGACGCGCCGTGGCCGGCCGACGGCAAGGAGCTGGATGCTATCTGGAAGAAGTCGGTGATGAACGACTGGCTGCGCCTGAAGCTGGCCGGCAAGAAGCCCGATGACATCCGCAAGACGCTGGACAAGCGCTACGCCAACCTCCAGCGCAGCATCAACGAACTCAAGACCGAGGATGTCTTCCAGACCTTCCTCAACGCTTACACGAGCGCGATCGACCCACACACCGATTACTTCACCCCGCGCACCGCCGAGAATTTCAACCAGTCGATGTCGCTGTCGCTGGAAGGCATCGGTGCGGTACTGCAGCGCCAGGATGACCTGGTCGCGATCCGCGAGATCGTGCCCGGCGGCCCGGCCGACCTGAGCGGCAAGCTGACCGTCGGCGATCGCATCGTCGCAGTGGGCCAGGGCAAGTCGGGCGTGATGACCGACGTGATCGGTTGGCGCATCGACGATGTCGTCGCGCAGATCCGCGGCAAGAAAGACACCCAGGTGCGCATCGAGTACATCCCGGTGGAAGCCGGCATCGATGGCAAGCACCAGACGGTGACGATCACCCGGCAAAAGGTGAAGCTGGAGGAGCAGGCCGCAAAGGCCGAGACCATCACGCTGCCGGCCGATGCCAGCGGCCCTGCGCGCCGCATCGGTGTCATCAAGCTGCCGGCGTTCTACCAGGATTTCGAAGGCCGTCGCCGCAACCCGAACGATTTCAACTCGGCGACCCGCGACATCGCCAAGCTGCTTGCGCAGTTCAAGGCGCAGGGCGTGGACGGCGTGGTGATGGACCTGCGCAACAACGGTGGCGGTTCGCTGGACGAGGCGGTGGAACTCACCGGTCTCTTCATCGACAAGGGCCCGGTCGTGCAGGTGCGCGAATCCGGCGGTCGCGTGACCGTCAACAGCGACCGCAAGACCGGCGTGTCGTGGGACGGCCCGCTGGCGGTGCTGATCAACCGTGCGTCGGCTTCGGCGTCGGAGATTTTCGCCGGCGCGATCCAGGACTACGGTCGTGGATTGGTGATCGGTGAGACCAGCTTTGGCAAGGGCACCGTGCAGAACATGGTGGACCTGGACCGCTGGCCGGCGAACGAAGCCCCGCGCTTCGGCTCGGTGAAGCTGACCATCGCGCAGTTCTTCCGCGTGGCCGGCGGCAGCACGCAGCACAAGGGCGTGGTGCCGGACATCGCGTTCCCGGTGAGCGTGGATGCCAGCGAGTACGGCGAGAGCACCTACGACAACGCGCTGCCGTGGACCCGCATCGCCGCGCTGCCGCACACCACCTACGGCAACTTCGCGCCGCTGTTGCCGCGCCTGCAGGCGCTGCACGCCGCGCGTTCGGCGAAGGACAAGGAATTCCAGTGGTGGTCGGAAGACGTCGCCCAGTTCCGTGCCGAGGCGGCGAAGAAGTACGTCTCACTCAATGAAACGGAGCGCCGTGCCGAACGCGATCGCCAGGATGCGCAGCGCAAGCAGCGCCAGGCCGAACGCAAGTCGCTGGGCCTGGCGCTCGATCCGCTGGCCGACGACTTGGCCGATGACGGCTTGGGCGCGTCCGAGCGCGACATCGTTCGGGACGCGCAGCGCGAGAAGCTGGCGGACAAGCGCCCGGATCCGCTGTTGCGTGAATCGGCCGCGATCCTCGGCGATGCGATCGAGATCCTGGGCCAGGACCGCAAGCTGTCCGCGCAGGTGCTGCCGGATTCGCCGGGCCCCGGCCGCTGGGCCGAATGA
- a CDS encoding methylated-DNA--[protein]-cysteine S-methyltransferase gives MTRRSPASHVPSPDPLEVARRLLDVGEPSLSDLATRTGLSASHLQRRFRARYGLSPAEYLARRKLGTLKSALRDGHDVTTALYDAGYGSPSRVYESGAARLGMTPATYRAGGRGVAIRWTLVDTVLGRALVAATERGICAIELGDDDAALEQRLREEFPQAQLERVEAGRDDFLAPRLQAVAERLAGHEAEVPVDLLGTGFQQRVWDALMKVPEGETVSYAGLARQLGAPRAARAVASACAHNRIAVVVPCHRVIRGDGSLGGYRWGLPRKQHLLAREQG, from the coding sequence ATGACGCGCCGCTCGCCCGCTTCCCACGTTCCTTCGCCCGACCCGCTCGAGGTCGCGCGCCGCTTGCTCGACGTTGGCGAGCCTTCGCTGTCCGACCTCGCCACGCGCACCGGCCTCAGCGCTTCGCATCTGCAGCGCCGCTTCCGCGCGCGATACGGCCTCAGCCCCGCGGAGTACCTCGCGCGCCGGAAGCTCGGCACGCTCAAGTCGGCGTTGCGCGACGGGCATGACGTCACCACCGCGCTGTACGACGCTGGCTACGGCTCGCCTTCCCGCGTTTACGAAAGCGGCGCCGCCCGCCTGGGCATGACCCCGGCGACCTATCGCGCCGGCGGGCGCGGCGTGGCGATCCGTTGGACGCTGGTCGACACCGTGCTCGGGCGCGCGTTGGTCGCCGCCACCGAGCGCGGCATCTGTGCGATCGAACTGGGCGACGATGACGCGGCGCTGGAGCAGCGACTGCGCGAGGAGTTCCCGCAGGCGCAGCTCGAACGCGTGGAAGCCGGCCGCGATGATTTCCTCGCGCCGCGCCTGCAGGCCGTGGCCGAGCGCCTGGCCGGACACGAGGCGGAAGTGCCGGTGGACCTGCTGGGCACCGGCTTCCAGCAGCGTGTGTGGGATGCGTTGATGAAGGTGCCCGAGGGCGAGACGGTGAGCTACGCCGGGCTCGCGCGCCAGCTGGGCGCACCACGCGCCGCGCGTGCCGTGGCCAGCGCCTGCGCGCACAATCGCATCGCGGTCGTGGTGCCGTGCCACCGCGTGATCCGCGGCGACGGCTCCTTGGGTGGCTATCGCTGGGGCCTGCCGCGCAAGCAACACCTGCTCGCACGCGAACAGGGCTGA
- the yedA gene encoding drug/metabolite exporter YedA, whose product MTSSVSAAAPARGGLAVAAALAIVYVVWGSTYLGIRFALEGGFPPLLMVSGSRFVAAGFVLFLFLRWRGVAAPTRAQWKNLLVMGALLLLMGNGMVVLAEQTVSSGLAAVAVASMPLWMGLFGAMRGQHPTRGEWLGIIVGFAGVVWLNAGSSLTGSPVGLVLLLIAPIAWAYGSVWSRGRDLPSPFMTAAAQMLAAGVMLVAAGLLHGERFNVADWTVNGALAVAYLAVFGSIIAFTAYVWLLHHARPVLVGSYAYVNPVIAVALGAFIAGETFTAHDLGAMAVILCGVVVITLARARQSK is encoded by the coding sequence ATGACCTCTTCCGTTTCCGCCGCCGCGCCTGCGCGTGGCGGCCTCGCCGTCGCTGCCGCCCTGGCCATCGTCTATGTGGTCTGGGGTTCCACCTACCTCGGCATCCGCTTCGCGCTCGAAGGCGGGTTCCCGCCGCTGCTGATGGTGTCGGGCAGCCGTTTCGTCGCGGCCGGCTTCGTGCTGTTCCTGTTCCTGCGCTGGCGCGGTGTTGCCGCGCCGACCCGCGCGCAGTGGAAGAACCTGCTGGTGATGGGCGCGCTGTTGCTGCTGATGGGCAACGGCATGGTGGTGCTGGCCGAGCAGACCGTGTCGTCCGGCCTGGCCGCGGTCGCAGTCGCATCGATGCCGTTGTGGATGGGGCTGTTCGGCGCGATGCGCGGACAGCATCCGACGCGTGGCGAATGGCTGGGCATCATCGTCGGCTTCGCGGGTGTGGTCTGGCTCAACGCAGGCAGCTCGCTGACCGGCTCGCCCGTCGGGCTGGTGCTGTTGTTGATCGCGCCGATCGCCTGGGCCTACGGCTCGGTGTGGTCGCGCGGGCGCGACCTGCCGTCGCCGTTCATGACGGCCGCCGCGCAGATGCTGGCGGCGGGCGTGATGTTGGTCGCGGCGGGCCTGCTGCACGGCGAGCGCTTCAACGTCGCGGACTGGACGGTGAACGGCGCGCTGGCGGTCGCCTACCTGGCGGTGTTCGGTTCGATCATCGCGTTCACCGCCTACGTGTGGTTGCTGCACCATGCGCGCCCCGTGCTGGTCGGCAGCTACGCCTACGTCAATCCGGTCATCGCCGTGGCGCTCGGTGCCTTCATCGCCGGCGAGACCTTCACCGCGCATGACCTCGGTGCGATGGCGGTGATCCTGTGCGGCGTGGTGGTGATCACCCTGGCGCGCGCGCGGCAATCGAAATGA
- the rarD gene encoding EamA family transporter RarD: MTPQPLDRKGLAITVGTFLIWGVVPLYWHLLKVVPSFQIIAHRIVWSAVLVFGWLLLKNGLGWWRQIRAQPRAVPLLGVSSLLIAFNWGLYIWAVNAGHVVETSLGYFINPLINVVLGVLVLRERLSPAQWIAVAFALAGVAWLTLQAGSPPWIALGLAFSFGLYGLVRKLVAVDAVAGLGVESLYLFLPALAYVVWGEFGHGGGFIDGFGWKTDLLLILGGVVTAVPLIGFAYGVRRIPLSVVGLLQYIAPSLQLLIGVLVFKEAFDATRAVGFAAIWAGLVIFASDGLWRARRRDALVAAPSSK; the protein is encoded by the coding sequence ATGACCCCGCAACCGCTCGACCGCAAAGGGCTGGCGATCACCGTCGGCACCTTCCTGATCTGGGGTGTGGTGCCGCTGTACTGGCATCTGCTCAAGGTAGTGCCGTCCTTCCAGATCATCGCCCACCGCATCGTGTGGAGCGCGGTGTTGGTGTTCGGCTGGCTGCTGCTGAAGAACGGCCTCGGCTGGTGGCGGCAGATCCGCGCGCAACCGCGCGCCGTGCCGCTGCTCGGCGTCAGCAGCCTGCTGATCGCGTTCAACTGGGGCCTGTACATCTGGGCGGTGAATGCGGGCCATGTGGTGGAAACCAGCCTGGGCTACTTCATCAACCCGCTCATCAACGTGGTGCTGGGCGTGCTGGTGCTGCGCGAGCGGCTGTCGCCGGCGCAGTGGATCGCGGTGGCGTTCGCGCTGGCGGGCGTGGCGTGGCTGACGCTGCAAGCCGGCTCGCCGCCGTGGATCGCGCTGGGCCTGGCGTTCTCGTTCGGCCTGTATGGCTTGGTGCGCAAGCTGGTGGCGGTGGATGCCGTCGCGGGTCTGGGCGTGGAAAGCCTGTACCTGTTCCTGCCGGCACTCGCGTACGTCGTCTGGGGCGAGTTCGGCCACGGCGGCGGTTTCATCGACGGCTTCGGGTGGAAGACCGATCTCCTGCTCATCCTCGGCGGTGTGGTCACCGCTGTGCCGCTGATCGGCTTCGCTTACGGCGTGCGCCGCATTCCGTTGTCGGTGGTAGGGCTGCTGCAGTACATCGCGCCCAGCCTGCAGTTGCTGATCGGCGTACTGGTGTTCAAGGAAGCCTTCGATGCCACGCGCGCGGTCGGCTTCGCCGCAATCTGGGCGGGCCTGGTGATCTTCGCCAGCGACGGCCTGTGGCGTGCGCGACGCCGCGACGCGCTGGTCGCGGCCCCGTCGAGCAAATAG